Proteins from a single region of Amycolatopsis sp. CA-230715:
- a CDS encoding toll/interleukin-1 receptor domain-containing protein, with protein sequence MPIEERLGTGPTVFVSYTHDDEDHRRAVLKFATVLQNSGIAVTLDRWASDRRRDWQAWAVKGMTECDYVIVIASKDYRRMGDGNGPNDLNLGGQSEAALLRDLLQGDRQAWTVKILPVILPGQDISGIPLFLQPNAADRYAVDSITPEGIEDLLRVITSQPRHVRPPLGPPLVLPPQTGPGSMPDATWSVLSQAVPVNWLPELLPRQGPAQPPLVELHLVPVDPPVRLRVRQLEALRDELPSVGRSRRLFSPSEGLTVDSSHDAVWAYASNRDGSTGLAVYRSGQRTCWFPATPATIGWLLDRDDLIDQLTDHLGLLADLGLSLPGKIAPTIGMTPTDFVRVGKLGEAAATSVSVPMAQPHEVRFDADEAVAAEDLRTSARSIAQELAARLVRALTG encoded by the coding sequence ATGCCAATCGAAGAACGCCTCGGCACCGGCCCGACGGTTTTCGTCTCCTACACCCACGACGACGAAGACCACCGCCGAGCCGTCCTCAAGTTCGCGACCGTGCTGCAAAACAGCGGAATCGCCGTCACGCTCGACCGGTGGGCGAGCGATCGGCGACGGGATTGGCAGGCGTGGGCGGTAAAGGGCATGACCGAGTGCGATTACGTCATCGTGATCGCCTCGAAGGACTACCGGCGGATGGGCGACGGCAACGGCCCCAACGACCTCAACCTCGGCGGGCAGTCGGAAGCGGCCCTGTTGCGCGATCTCCTGCAGGGGGACCGGCAGGCCTGGACGGTGAAGATCCTGCCGGTGATCCTGCCGGGCCAGGACATCAGCGGGATCCCGCTCTTCCTCCAACCCAACGCCGCCGACCGGTATGCCGTCGACTCGATCACCCCGGAAGGGATCGAGGACCTTCTTCGCGTCATCACCAGCCAACCGCGTCACGTTCGTCCGCCGCTCGGCCCCCCACTCGTCCTACCGCCACAGACGGGTCCGGGTTCGATGCCCGACGCCACGTGGTCGGTGCTGTCCCAAGCCGTGCCGGTGAACTGGCTACCGGAGCTGCTCCCCCGGCAGGGTCCCGCCCAGCCGCCCTTGGTGGAGCTGCACCTGGTGCCGGTCGACCCACCCGTCCGGCTGCGCGTCCGGCAGCTCGAAGCACTTCGCGACGAGCTGCCCTCCGTCGGACGGTCGCGGCGGCTCTTCTCCCCGTCCGAGGGCCTCACCGTCGATTCGTCGCACGACGCGGTTTGGGCGTACGCGTCGAACCGCGACGGCAGTACCGGACTCGCCGTGTACCGGTCCGGGCAGCGAACGTGCTGGTTCCCCGCTACCCCGGCGACGATCGGCTGGCTGCTGGACCGGGACGACCTGATCGACCAGCTCACCGATCACCTCGGTCTGCTGGCGGATCTCGGCTTGTCCCTGCCGGGCAAGATCGCGCCTACGATCGGGATGACACCGACCGACTTCGTCCGCGTCGGCAAGCTGGGCGAAGCCGCCGCGACCTCCGTGTCGGTGCCCATGGCACAACCGCACGAGGTCAGGTTCGACGCCGACGAAGCCGTCGCGGCCGAGGACCTGCGCACTTCCGCTCGAAGCATCGCCCAGGAACTCGCCGCACGCCTCGTCCGCGCGTTGACGGGATGA
- a CDS encoding SEFIR domain-containing protein, with product MPDPDSAASRPRVYVSYACEESDEHVSLVREFAAFLRTEAGVDAHLDQWYADGRRDWVAWASDQFQQADFIVVIASPGYGLTMGMLDTAMLHDKLGRSLPDATHQILPVVLPGGSATDIPHVLSAFAATHYVVRAFSLDEVQGLLRAIHGSPAHAMPPLGAFRPPDVEAGPVLVATPRSPPRTGRHLGPGAEVVIGDDHYLVHAGTYEETTTSDGAAVLRGARALSVGGPRPQVWLRQLEIRQDTPMAEEAATALTCERTLLASPAGRWLGILVSPALVREPGLVTLVTGWPLSGRTRGPCDTLASFVPERGELADPLRTRAILRGLGGLCRKLAALHRMDASHRCLAPAAIIRLDDGALALRDLGLATTSYEPGEGPELYRAPEQGRRRRGKAGPWTDAYQIGAIAYHFATGHPPPSIPVPVRGLAPDLPPAATAAIDAALDAEPSRRPGILALGAAFDSSR from the coding sequence GTGCCGGATCCGGATAGCGCCGCCAGCCGGCCACGGGTGTACGTCTCGTACGCGTGCGAAGAATCGGATGAACACGTGTCGCTGGTCCGCGAGTTCGCCGCGTTCTTGCGCACCGAGGCCGGAGTCGACGCGCATTTGGATCAGTGGTATGCCGACGGCAGGCGGGATTGGGTCGCGTGGGCGAGCGACCAGTTCCAGCAGGCCGATTTCATCGTGGTCATCGCGTCCCCGGGATACGGGCTGACGATGGGGATGCTCGACACGGCGATGCTGCACGACAAGCTCGGCCGGAGCCTGCCGGACGCGACGCACCAGATCCTTCCGGTGGTGCTCCCCGGCGGCTCCGCCACGGACATTCCCCACGTGCTTTCGGCCTTTGCCGCCACGCATTACGTGGTGCGCGCGTTCAGTCTCGACGAAGTGCAGGGACTCCTCCGGGCGATCCACGGCTCGCCTGCGCACGCGATGCCGCCGCTCGGGGCGTTCCGGCCCCCCGACGTCGAAGCCGGTCCGGTACTCGTCGCGACGCCGCGAAGCCCGCCTCGCACCGGCAGGCACCTCGGCCCTGGCGCCGAAGTGGTCATCGGAGACGACCATTACCTGGTTCACGCCGGCACCTACGAAGAGACGACCACTTCGGACGGTGCCGCGGTGTTGCGCGGGGCGCGAGCGCTGTCGGTAGGCGGGCCGCGGCCGCAGGTCTGGTTGAGGCAGCTCGAGATCCGGCAGGACACGCCGATGGCCGAGGAAGCCGCGACGGCGCTGACATGCGAACGGACACTGCTCGCGTCGCCTGCCGGACGATGGCTCGGGATTCTCGTGTCTCCCGCGCTCGTCAGGGAGCCCGGCTTGGTGACGTTGGTGACCGGCTGGCCGCTGTCGGGCCGGACTCGCGGGCCGTGCGACACGCTCGCGTCCTTCGTGCCAGAACGCGGCGAACTCGCCGATCCGCTCCGGACAAGGGCAATCCTGCGCGGACTCGGTGGCCTGTGCCGGAAGCTCGCGGCGCTGCACCGGATGGACGCCTCGCACCGGTGCCTGGCCCCGGCGGCGATCATCCGGCTCGACGACGGCGCGCTGGCGCTCCGCGATCTCGGGCTCGCCACCACTTCGTACGAGCCAGGAGAAGGACCGGAGCTGTACCGGGCTCCGGAACAGGGGAGGCGCCGCCGCGGGAAGGCCGGCCCGTGGACCGATGCCTACCAGATCGGCGCGATCGCGTACCACTTCGCGACCGGGCACCCGCCGCCGTCGATACCGGTGCCGGTCCGCGGTCTTGCTCCGGACCTGCCCCCGGCGGCGACGGCGGCGATCGATGCCGCGCTCGACGCCGAACCCTCCCGGCGCCCCGGCATTTTGGCGCTGGGCGCCGCTTTCGACAGTTCGCGCTGA
- a CDS encoding DEAD/DEAH box helicase yields MRSITLPGPIALVPARSLDGKLRQLREEFPGVLPNGVTRVVDDFNAHPQGVAATISEPRNGGDRSLVLYTAAYVVYLYASGRGDAYTVASIKPLRLADHDRLAKGCLLVRAQWQAVFELRHVPAGYQSRWDQIQRGWAELTRQLGDERAVPELSPAHAEYLDTVDRLIDGTQEVGAKRDADLPAYPYREVKPVAERRVSASAIYAFDIVGGQLPERNRYVQLRGAPAQRGQVSRVEDERVFVRFDQPVDWAQLPSVGELEETVSDVVFAKQRAAVETLRTRQARHESLLPVLVEHRVHSFPVSSESPAERLDEDQLTAFRKALGVRDMLLVLGPPGTGKTRTITQIARSLALASDRGPVLVSSHTNRAVDNVLAKLPKEVVLVRVGNEGKIDPEGRPYLLEVLAADLRSEVVGSVTAALGGYASLPLARQWTHELGRRIEAFAMACDAAVRAWSELDRTRCLVGGPVQERVAHARAELAAQEERSARHNGKLARLVRRDERARARRWWPPFASLARVTARARARRIEAGRTTSAEWAEAVGGHRAAVAEAERALEAATRDTPQVRAAAQSLDEARRQAENHRANVADALRAVHLAVTPVDVVPGIQWQEDPVSVVTALRRLHAWLGPRLDLLEIRAGVLAQWREEVSGAVEQLYPELIRYADVIGATSTGVATSKHLSGVDFDLAIVDEAGQIGVPGLLVPLVRAKRAVLVGDHRQLPPIVTSEVAGWAHEIGNSTMDTLIEKSALEILVGELPDTHIVRLTEQRRMPKVVADFISDTFYEGTLKTMVDRSHDPSLFASPLAFVDTYRLPEHERAESPSGGLSRSWVNHAEARLLVLLASYYHRRGVEWAAIVPYAAQAKMISEQLRAHVRDADTIDANVGTVDSFQGGERDVILYGFTRSNSEGRVGFLEELRRANVAFTRVKRQLVLVGDMGTLARADDDGFRELARSLRDHVLDTGDKREYAEIMALLKGMPE; encoded by the coding sequence GTGCGGTCCATCACGCTGCCCGGCCCGATCGCGCTCGTGCCGGCCAGGTCACTCGACGGCAAGCTCCGTCAGCTGAGGGAGGAATTCCCCGGTGTCCTGCCGAACGGGGTGACGCGAGTCGTCGACGACTTCAACGCGCACCCGCAGGGAGTCGCGGCCACCATCAGCGAGCCGCGGAACGGGGGCGACCGCAGCCTGGTCTTGTACACCGCCGCCTACGTCGTCTACCTGTACGCGAGCGGGCGAGGAGACGCCTACACGGTGGCTTCGATCAAACCCCTCCGGCTAGCCGATCACGACCGCCTGGCGAAGGGCTGCCTGCTTGTGCGCGCGCAGTGGCAGGCGGTGTTCGAACTTCGCCACGTTCCCGCCGGGTACCAGTCGCGGTGGGACCAGATCCAGCGCGGGTGGGCCGAGCTGACCCGGCAGCTCGGTGACGAGCGCGCCGTCCCCGAGCTGAGCCCCGCGCACGCCGAGTACCTCGACACGGTCGACCGGCTGATCGACGGTACGCAGGAGGTCGGCGCGAAGCGGGACGCCGACCTTCCGGCATATCCGTACCGCGAGGTGAAACCGGTTGCCGAGCGCCGGGTCAGTGCCTCGGCGATCTACGCCTTCGACATCGTGGGCGGCCAGCTTCCCGAGCGGAACCGGTACGTTCAGCTCCGCGGCGCGCCTGCCCAGCGCGGCCAGGTGTCCCGGGTCGAGGACGAACGGGTGTTCGTGCGGTTCGACCAGCCCGTCGACTGGGCACAGCTGCCCTCGGTAGGCGAATTGGAAGAGACCGTCAGTGACGTCGTGTTCGCCAAGCAACGCGCCGCGGTCGAGACCTTGCGCACGCGGCAGGCCCGCCACGAGTCGCTGCTGCCGGTGCTGGTGGAACATCGGGTCCATTCCTTCCCGGTCTCGTCCGAATCGCCGGCGGAGCGATTGGACGAGGACCAGCTCACCGCCTTCCGGAAGGCGCTCGGGGTGCGGGACATGTTGCTCGTGCTGGGGCCGCCCGGTACCGGCAAGACCCGCACCATCACCCAGATCGCCCGGTCGCTCGCGCTCGCATCGGACCGCGGGCCCGTGCTCGTGTCTTCGCACACGAACCGGGCCGTGGACAACGTGCTGGCCAAGTTGCCGAAGGAGGTCGTCCTCGTCCGCGTCGGCAACGAGGGCAAGATCGACCCGGAGGGACGGCCCTACCTGCTGGAGGTGCTGGCCGCGGACCTCCGTAGCGAAGTCGTCGGCAGCGTCACCGCGGCGCTCGGCGGTTATGCGAGCCTGCCGCTGGCACGTCAGTGGACTCATGAGCTGGGTCGCAGGATCGAGGCGTTCGCGATGGCGTGTGACGCGGCCGTGCGCGCTTGGAGCGAACTCGACCGGACCCGATGTCTCGTTGGCGGGCCTGTGCAAGAGCGAGTGGCGCACGCGCGGGCGGAGCTGGCGGCCCAGGAAGAACGATCGGCCCGGCACAACGGGAAACTCGCCCGCCTGGTCCGGCGTGACGAACGCGCCCGTGCACGCCGGTGGTGGCCGCCCTTCGCCTCGTTGGCACGGGTGACGGCTCGGGCGAGGGCGCGACGGATCGAGGCGGGACGGACGACCTCCGCGGAATGGGCGGAGGCCGTCGGCGGGCACCGAGCGGCCGTGGCAGAGGCGGAACGCGCGCTGGAAGCCGCGACGCGGGATACACCTCAGGTGCGGGCGGCCGCGCAGTCTCTCGACGAAGCGCGACGGCAGGCCGAAAACCACCGCGCGAATGTGGCCGACGCTCTGCGGGCAGTACACCTCGCGGTCACGCCGGTCGACGTCGTGCCGGGGATCCAGTGGCAGGAAGACCCGGTCTCCGTGGTGACCGCGTTGCGACGACTGCACGCGTGGCTGGGCCCGCGATTGGACCTTCTGGAGATCAGGGCCGGGGTTCTCGCGCAATGGCGTGAGGAGGTGTCCGGCGCCGTCGAGCAGCTCTATCCCGAGCTGATCCGGTACGCCGATGTCATCGGTGCGACGTCCACCGGCGTCGCGACGTCCAAACACCTCTCGGGAGTGGACTTCGATCTCGCGATCGTCGACGAGGCAGGGCAGATCGGGGTGCCCGGCTTGCTGGTGCCGCTCGTGCGGGCGAAGCGGGCCGTGCTGGTGGGCGACCATCGGCAGCTGCCCCCGATCGTCACGAGCGAGGTGGCCGGCTGGGCGCACGAGATCGGTAACTCCACAATGGACACATTGATCGAGAAGAGCGCGCTCGAGATCCTCGTCGGGGAGCTGCCGGACACCCACATCGTGCGCCTGACCGAGCAGCGGCGGATGCCGAAGGTCGTCGCGGACTTCATTTCGGACACGTTCTACGAAGGAACGTTGAAGACGATGGTCGACCGCTCGCACGATCCGTCGCTGTTCGCCAGTCCGCTCGCGTTCGTCGACACCTACCGGCTGCCCGAACACGAGCGTGCCGAATCCCCGTCGGGCGGCCTTTCCCGCAGCTGGGTCAACCATGCCGAAGCGCGCCTGCTGGTGCTGCTCGCGTCGTACTACCACCGGCGAGGGGTCGAGTGGGCGGCGATCGTTCCTTATGCGGCGCAGGCGAAAATGATCTCGGAGCAGCTCCGCGCCCACGTCCGCGACGCCGACACGATCGACGCGAACGTCGGCACCGTGGATTCCTTCCAAGGCGGGGAACGCGACGTGATCCTGTACGGGTTCACCCGGAGCAACAGTGAAGGCAGGGTCGGATTCCTCGAAGAACTGCGACGGGCGAACGTCGCCTTCACCAGGGTGAAGCGGCAGCTGGTACTGGTCGGCGACATGGGCACGCTGGCGCGAGCCGACGACGACGGGTTTCGTGAGTTGGCACGTTCGTTACGCGACCACGTGCTCGACACCGGTGACAAGCGGGAGTATGCGGAGATCATGGCTCTGCTGAAGGGAATGCCGGAATGA
- a CDS encoding SEFIR domain-containing protein, giving the protein MPDHEAPRVFVTYADDSPEHQELVLRFAGFLRTRMGLDVELDQWYRNKRRDWSVWAIEHLTEAEFVLVIASPEYRRRADGSTGPLEGRGSHLEAAMLRDDLTKDLRGATERILPVVLPGQNANGIPRFLNAHSTTRFHVDTFSEAGVAELMAAITGRGRHPLPERGPWPAAHPDEPTSQQASRVTGLRWLASSAQIRPGSARIDGVHYADSILVRPTGMVEAVSFVEIDLGAAYRRLTAVVGILDDAIEPFQVGRFRVSLDGRPRSEHLAALRKPDAVDLDVTGALMLRLEASRPGVTTSSTHSKPPNSGLRSGRLPELAWGNPTLS; this is encoded by the coding sequence ATGCCCGATCACGAGGCGCCACGCGTGTTCGTCACCTACGCGGACGATTCGCCGGAGCACCAGGAACTGGTGCTCCGGTTCGCCGGGTTCCTGAGAACCCGGATGGGACTCGACGTGGAACTCGACCAGTGGTATCGGAACAAACGACGCGACTGGTCCGTGTGGGCGATCGAACATCTCACCGAAGCGGAATTCGTCCTGGTCATCGCTTCCCCGGAGTACCGGCGTCGCGCCGATGGGTCCACGGGTCCGCTCGAAGGACGCGGTTCGCACCTCGAGGCGGCGATGCTCCGCGACGATCTGACCAAGGACCTGCGCGGCGCGACCGAGCGGATCCTTCCCGTCGTTCTGCCCGGGCAGAACGCCAACGGCATCCCCCGTTTTCTCAACGCGCATTCCACCACGAGATTCCACGTGGACACCTTCAGTGAAGCGGGAGTGGCCGAGCTGATGGCCGCGATCACCGGGCGCGGGCGGCATCCGCTGCCCGAACGCGGCCCGTGGCCAGCCGCGCACCCGGACGAGCCGACGTCCCAGCAGGCGTCCCGCGTCACCGGCCTGCGCTGGCTGGCCAGTAGCGCGCAGATCCGGCCGGGATCCGCCCGGATCGACGGCGTGCACTACGCGGACAGCATCCTGGTCCGCCCGACCGGCATGGTGGAAGCGGTGAGCTTCGTCGAGATCGACCTCGGCGCCGCCTACCGGCGGCTGACCGCGGTGGTGGGGATCCTCGACGACGCCATCGAGCCGTTCCAAGTGGGGCGTTTCCGGGTGTCCCTCGACGGGCGTCCGCGTTCAGAGCACCTTGCGGCACTCCGAAAACCGGACGCGGTCGACCTCGACGTCACCGGCGCGCTGATGTTGCGACTCGAGGCGTCCCGTCCTGGTGTCACGACCTCGTCCACCCACTCGAAGCCGCCGAACAGCGGACTCCGTTCCGGTCGGCTTCCCGAGCTGGCATGGGGGAATCCCACCCTGTCCTGA
- a CDS encoding toll/interleukin-1 receptor domain-containing protein, whose amino-acid sequence MPDEPGLRVDRFLSSFPAVSVFPPETPSGPVMTTWPRNVQFLSAFVYVFGSWRRLTINALDDGREGAMARVYEYDVFISYQRESPFVPLWVRTHFYPLLRDLLDENHHREVKVFFDKNLRGGARWPHELRAALRRTKILVPVCSPKYFHNEWCLAEWHSMARREELVSRASPERPTTLIYPVIFCDSRNFPEYAHERQMQDLKEWNAPYEHFQASQAYLDFHQEVARIAEELGELIDDAPEWRSDWPVETPLPEAPATPLVPRF is encoded by the coding sequence GTGCCGGACGAGCCCGGGCTGCGCGTTGACCGGTTTCTGTCCAGTTTCCCTGCCGTCAGCGTTTTTCCGCCCGAAACGCCTTCCGGTCCGGTCATGACGACGTGGCCAAGGAATGTCCAGTTTTTGTCAGCTTTCGTGTATGTTTTTGGCTCCTGGCGCCGACTTACCATCAACGCTCTTGACGACGGGCGCGAAGGGGCGATGGCACGCGTGTACGAGTATGACGTGTTCATCAGCTATCAACGTGAGAGCCCGTTCGTGCCACTCTGGGTGCGCACCCACTTCTACCCGTTGTTGCGGGATCTCCTCGACGAAAACCACCATCGCGAGGTGAAGGTCTTCTTCGACAAGAACCTTCGCGGTGGCGCGCGATGGCCGCACGAGCTGCGGGCCGCCCTGCGGCGCACGAAGATCCTGGTGCCGGTGTGCTCGCCCAAGTACTTCCACAACGAGTGGTGCCTCGCCGAGTGGCACTCCATGGCCCGTCGTGAGGAGCTGGTCAGCCGGGCCTCACCGGAAAGGCCGACGACCCTGATCTACCCAGTGATCTTCTGTGACTCGAGGAACTTTCCAGAATACGCGCACGAACGCCAGATGCAGGATCTCAAGGAATGGAATGCTCCCTACGAGCACTTCCAGGCGTCCCAGGCGTACCTGGATTTCCATCAAGAGGTGGCTCGGATCGCGGAAGAGCTGGGGGAGCTCATCGACGACGCGCCGGAGTGGCGGTCCGATTGGCCAGTGGAAACGCCTTTGCCCGAAGCCCCCGCGACGCCGCTCGTGCCGAGGTTCTGA
- a CDS encoding CATRA system-associated protein, whose product MPGTVVTFYSYKGGVGRSFALANIAVLLARWGHRVLCVDWDLEAPGLRDYFRPMLADEPAGGVVDLVADFLRGQVRPTAHVTRLTGVGTLDFIAAGRDEPDYVRRVQGIDWEALYENGFGQYLEQCRERWTADYDYVLLDSRTGISDIGGICTAHLPDSLVVLYTANTQSVRGAVEIAKRANAARDGLPFDRPQLAVLPVLSRFDTREEYDRSEKWRSVCVEQTAGLFRTWLDHTVPPEVMSRHLTLPYVSYWSFGEQLPVRSESSPGADQIGFALETVAAVVAHQFDRTDLLAENRDAYVAAARTANRDFAYDLRVSTPRSTLDFAESLIADLAQRGVRVVKSMSGDRSFLDKVEDDARHLCLVVDRKVSRWQSAEVELFLHRTLGQDRRVIPVLTADAEPNALPGYVGNLRYLRLGPSQGPSEVALGLVDQLNGDVSLVDVGEVDPVGVLRQAISAWLRPLMWELVDETVRELVVAVGAGDAVRTRELTADLAVATRPRGDSIADGRRTPVPLATKATLEQVRQVLEVRAKGPDGSRHEFTRFPRE is encoded by the coding sequence ATGCCGGGCACAGTCGTGACCTTCTACTCCTACAAGGGTGGCGTCGGCCGGAGCTTCGCATTGGCCAACATCGCGGTCCTGCTGGCGCGCTGGGGTCATCGCGTGCTGTGCGTGGACTGGGATCTGGAGGCGCCCGGCCTGCGTGACTACTTCCGGCCGATGCTGGCCGACGAGCCCGCGGGAGGGGTGGTGGACCTGGTCGCGGACTTCCTCCGCGGCCAGGTCCGACCCACCGCCCATGTCACCCGGCTGACCGGCGTCGGCACGCTCGACTTCATCGCGGCGGGAAGGGACGAGCCGGACTACGTCCGCAGGGTCCAGGGCATCGACTGGGAAGCCTTGTACGAGAACGGTTTCGGCCAGTACCTCGAACAGTGCCGCGAGCGGTGGACGGCCGACTACGACTACGTTCTCCTCGACAGCCGAACCGGAATCTCCGATATCGGTGGCATCTGCACGGCGCACCTCCCGGACAGCCTCGTCGTCCTGTACACGGCCAACACGCAGAGCGTGCGGGGTGCCGTCGAGATCGCCAAGCGCGCCAACGCGGCCCGCGACGGCTTGCCGTTCGACCGGCCGCAGCTCGCGGTGCTGCCGGTGTTGTCCCGGTTCGACACCCGCGAAGAGTACGACCGGTCCGAGAAGTGGCGGAGTGTTTGCGTCGAACAGACCGCGGGCTTGTTCCGCACCTGGCTCGACCACACCGTGCCGCCCGAGGTCATGTCACGTCACCTGACGCTGCCGTACGTGTCCTACTGGAGCTTCGGTGAGCAACTGCCGGTCCGGTCCGAGTCCAGTCCTGGCGCCGACCAGATCGGCTTCGCGCTGGAGACGGTCGCGGCGGTGGTGGCGCACCAGTTCGACCGCACGGACCTGCTGGCGGAGAACCGGGATGCCTACGTCGCCGCGGCGAGGACGGCCAACCGCGATTTCGCCTACGACCTCAGGGTCAGCACTCCGAGATCCACATTGGACTTCGCGGAATCGCTGATCGCCGATCTGGCGCAACGCGGTGTGCGGGTCGTCAAGTCGATGTCCGGTGACAGGTCGTTTCTCGACAAGGTGGAAGACGACGCCAGGCATTTGTGCCTCGTCGTCGACCGGAAGGTGAGCCGCTGGCAGTCCGCGGAGGTCGAGTTGTTCCTGCACCGGACGCTCGGCCAGGATCGCAGGGTCATCCCCGTGCTCACCGCGGATGCGGAGCCCAACGCGCTGCCCGGTTACGTGGGCAACCTGCGCTACCTGCGGCTCGGTCCGTCGCAGGGGCCGTCCGAGGTCGCGCTCGGACTGGTGGACCAGCTCAACGGCGACGTATCCCTCGTCGACGTCGGCGAGGTCGACCCGGTCGGTGTGCTGCGCCAAGCCATCAGCGCGTGGCTGCGCCCGCTGATGTGGGAACTCGTGGACGAGACCGTTCGCGAACTCGTCGTCGCGGTAGGCGCCGGTGACGCGGTGAGAACGCGCGAACTCACCGCCGACCTCGCAGTGGCGACCAGGCCCCGCGGTGACTCGATCGCGGACGGGCGGCGCACTCCCGTGCCTCTGGCCACCAAGGCGACGCTCGAACAGGTGAGGCAGGTGCTCGAGGTGCGGGCCAAGGGCCCGGACGGTAGTCGTCACGAATTCACCAGGTTTCCCCGCGAATAG